The following are from one region of the Salvia hispanica cultivar TCC Black 2014 chromosome 1, UniMelb_Shisp_WGS_1.0, whole genome shotgun sequence genome:
- the LOC125206573 gene encoding MADS-box protein SVP-like gives MAREKIQIKKIDNVTARQVTFSKRRRGLFKKAEELSVLCDADVALIIFSSTGKLFEYSSSSMKEILGRHNLHAKNLNKLEQPSLELQLVEDSNHARLNKEVADRTNQLRRMRGEDLHGLTIQELQQLEKSLELGLSRVIDKKGEKIMNEISQLQEKGMQLLEENKRLQLQVIDLTNNGARRAAITAESDTIMYEEGQSSESFTNAGNSFGPPQDYDSSDTSLKLGLPYNG, from the exons atggcAAGAGAGAAGattcaaatcaagaaaatcgACAACGTGACGGCAAGGCAAGTCACCTTCTCCAAGAGAAGAAGAGGCCTTTTCAAGAAGGCTGAAGAGCTCTCAGTCCTCTGCGACGCCGATGTTGCCCTCATCATCTTCTCTTCCACCGGAAAGCTTTTTGAGTATTCTAGCTCCag TATGAAGGAGATACTCGGAAGGCATAATTTGCACGCCAAAAACCTTAACAAGTTGGAGCAGCCTTCCCTCGAGCTGCAG CTAGTAGAGGATAGCAACCATGCCAGGCTAAACAAAGAAGTGGCTGACAGAACCAATCAGCTTAG GCGCATGAGAGGCGAAGATCTTCACGGATTAACTATTCAAGAGCTGCAGCAGCTGGAGAAGTCACTTGAACTTGGCCTAAGCCGCGTCATTGATAAGAAg GGTGAGAAAATCATGAATGAGATCAGTCAACTTCAAGAAAAG GGAATGCAGCTCTTGGAAGAGAACAAACGACTACAGCTGCAG GTGATAGATTTAACAAATAATGGGGCAAGGAGAGCGGCGATAACTGCAGAGTCGGATACTATAATGTACGAGGAAGGGCAGTCGTCTGAGTCCTTCACGAACGCTGGCAACTCCTTCGGCCCTCCACAAGATTATGACAGCTCGGATACATCCCTTAAGCTTGG GCTGCCTTACAATGGGTGA